Genomic segment of Oceanimonas sp. GK1:
CCCCTGCGCCTCGCACTGGGTGCAGTAGGCATTGCCGGACTTGTACAGGCCTTCCAGGGCGGTGTTGGCGGCGGGGTTGATGCGGTTTTTAATGGTCAGCACGAATTCCTGAGGCACCTGAGGCAGCACCAGGCTGCCTTCACCCTGCTCGTACTGGGTGGTGTCCACACCGTTTATCGAGACCGACAACAGCTCCAGCTGCTCACCGTCCAGCACCAGCGGCTCGTTGTGCTCACCGTTGCGGCGCACCCGGCTGATGGCCACCACTTCGGTAGCGGTGTCGTGCAGCTGAATGTCCAGATCCAGGGTATCAATCCAGTAATGGGGCGGCTGATAATCGTCGCGATATTGCACCTGAGGTTGGCTTTGGCTCATAGTGAATCTCGTTGAATGATGAAGGGGAATAACGTGAAAAAACGGGGCCACCCGGGCCCCGTCTGACAAACACTCAGCCCAGCAGGTTGGCCAGATCGGCGGTAATGCGGGCCGCTTCCTGCAGGTAGCTGTCTTCGGGCTCGAAGTCCTTGGGCGCGTCGTCCAGGGTCTCCACCGGCTTGAGGTTGGCCCGGCGCAGGCGGTCGTTGAGGCGCTCCAGAGACTTGGCATCCTGCTCGTTCAGCTCGGCCTTGCGCTCGGCCAGGTTAAGGGACACCGAGTCCTTGTCTTTCAGTTTCCGGTATTCGCGAATGTCTTCAAACACATAGGCGAATTCGGGATCCTGCTCAATGCGGGCCTGGTGGCGCTGACGCAGTTTGGGCAGGTAAGGCGACAGGTCCCGTACATGAGAGAAGTCAAGGCTCTCTATTTGATCCCAGGGCAGCGCGTTTTTCTCCAGGCTTTCGCCGGTTTCCTCGGCCTCCACCGCAGTGGGGAACGGAATATCCGGGCTCACGCCCCGGTTTTGCGTGCTGCCACCGTTAATGCGGTAGAACTTGGCGATGGTAAACTGCACAAATCCCATGGGGCTTTCATACAGATCGTAGATGCGTGACAGGCTGCGGTGCTGCTGCACCGTGCCCTTGCCAAAGGTGTTTTCACCCAGGATCACCGCCCGGCCGTAGTCCTTCATGGCGGCGGCGAAAATCTCCGACGCCGAGGCGGAATAGCGATCCACCAGCACCGCCATGGGGCCGTCGTAGCTGACCCGGTTATCATCGTCGCCATTCACCGAAATACGGCCGAGTCCGTCGCGGATCTGCACCACGGGACCGCTGTCGATAAACAGGCCGGTGAGTGATGAGGCCTCGGTCAGGGCGCCGCCGCCATTGGCGCGCAGGTCAATGACCAGCCCCTGAATATTCTGCTGCTTGAGCCTGTCGATTTCCCGGGCCACGTCCACGCTCAGGTTGACGTAAAAGCTGGGAATTTCAATCACCCCAATGCGCTGATCGTTCACCTCCAGCACCTTGCCGTTGGCGGCCCTGTCTTCCAGCCGCACCGTGTCCCGGGTGATTTCGACAATACGCGGCGTGGTGGCCACGGCCTGGCCGCGCTGAATTTGCAGCCATACCTTGGTGCCCTTGGGGCCCTTGATCAGATCCACCACTTCATCCAGACGCCAGCCGATCACGTCGGTGATTTTTTCGGCTTCTTGCCCTACCCCTATGATGCGGTCATCAGGCTGCAACTCGCTGGATTTGGCCGCCGGGCCACCGGGTACCAAAGAGCGGATCACGGTGTAGTCGTCTTCCGCCTGCAGCACGGCGCCTATGCCCTCCAGAGAGAGGTTCATTTCGGTTTCAAAACGCTCGGCGTTGCGCGGGCTAAGGTAACTGGTATGAGGCTCAATGGCCCGGGCAAAGGCGTTGGCAAAACTCTGAAAGGCATCCTCACTTTCACTCTGGGACAAGCGTTTGATGGCGTTGTTGTACCGTTTGGTGAGGGTGGTTTTTATCTCGTCCCAGTCCTTGTCGGCCAGGGCGAGACTGAGGGCATCGAATTTGACCCGCTTGCGCCACAGCTCGTCCAGCTCGCGCTGGTTCGCCGGCCAGTCGGCCTCGGAGCGGTCAAACTGGTAGTCTTCCGTGCCGTCGAATTGCATTGGCGTATCGAGCAACGACAGCGCATAGCTGAGGCGCTCGTAGCGGCGCTTCAGGCTCTCGTTGTACATGTCAAAGGCGGCGTCGAGCCGGCCGGCCCGCAGCAGATCGTCAAAACTGTCGCGGTAACGCTCGAAACGGCGCACATCTTCCTGGGTAAAGATGTTGCGGCTGAAGTCCAGGCTTTCAATGTAGCGATCAAAAATCGCCTCTGAAAAGGCATCATCCAGCCTGAACTGCTTGTAATGGGAACGGGTGAACAGCGCGGTAATCCGCTTAGCCGCAGCCGCATGCTGACTTTCCGGGGCCAGAGCGGGAATGGCATCGGCCTCAATGGCCGGCGTCACCGCCCGGGCCAGCCCGGCGGCCAGCACGGCGGCGGCCACCAGGGACAAACGAATTCCGTGACTGATCAAACCCTACTCCTCAGAGAACTATGTGATCGAACTTGACGCGTACCGACATGCCGGTTTTGAGCTCCACCTGAACATCGTCCCGGGTCACTTCCTTAATGGTAGCGGGAACCGGAGACTTGCCCAGCAATACTTTGACATTCTGCTCAACGGCGAGTTTCGCAGGATCGACCTTTTTCACCCGCGGACGGGGCTTTTTGCCGGCGGGCTTTTCCTTGCGCGGACCAAACACCTTTTCCTTGCTGTCTTTCAGCGCCTGCTTGGCGTGATCAATGTGCTCCTGGGTCAGCTCGCCGCAGGGGTTGCCGTCCAGATCAACCCGGCTCATGCCGGCCTTGAGGCCATGCAGGTAACGCCAGCTGGACGTGTACTGGCGCAGGGCGGTGCGCAGCAGGGTCTTGGATACCTTGGGATCCTCGGCCATGCGTTCTGCCAGATCCTGAAAGATACCTATCTTGAGCGGCTTGGCTTCGCCGTTGGCAATAAAACACGCGGGAAAGCGCTCGGCCAGGTAGGCGATGACTTCTTTACTGTTTTTCAGTTTTTCGGAGTTTTCCATGAAATACCTTGGGATTGGGACCAGTGGGCGCACCGCCCGTTGAAACCTTCACATTATAAGGGCCGCACGGACAAAAGCGACCCCGGCATGTTACAGCAGGGGCAGAACGGCGCCCACCAGGCCGGCCAGACCGGTCTCATCACACGCATCAAAGCGATCGTGGACCGGGCTGTCGATGTCGAGTACGCCCCAGACAACGCCGTTATCATCACTCAGGGGCAGGACGATTTCCGAGTTGCTGGCGGCATCGCAGGCAATGTGGCCGGCAAAGGCATGCACATCGGCGACGCGCTGCACCTGGTTGGTGGCAGCGGCAGTACCGCACACCCCCCGGCCCACCGGAATGCGCACACAGGCGGGCTTGCCCTGGAACGGGCCCAGCACCAGCTCATCCTGCTCACGCAGGTAGAAGCCGACCCAGTTGATGTTATCCAGCGACAGGTTCAGCAGAGCCGAGAGGTTGGCCAGTTTGGCAATGCGATTGGGTTCACCTTCGCACAGGGCCAGTGCCTGGGCGGTCAGGCTTTGATAAAATGCGTTTTTTTCACTCATGGTGTCAGCAGGTTGGCAATTTTGGCTTAACTTACCTGCCCTTTGGGAAAATGAAAACCAATGATGGTGATGGATGAATAAAAAAGAACCGAACAACGGCATTTTGCACTGGTCGGTGCTCACCGGCATGATGCGTCGCCACAAAGCACTGCTGATCAGGGCCCATTTGCTGGCCATTGCCGGCACCCTGCTGGCGGTGCCCGTGCCCCTGCTGATGCCGTTACTGGTGGACGAGGTGCTGCTGGAGCAACCGGGCACCCTGGTAGCCGGGCTGGACCCGCTGCTGCCCGAGGACTGGCAGACCGGCGTGGGCTATATTCTGGCGGTGCTGCTGATCACCCTGTTGCTGCGTTTTATGGCACTGGTGTTCAACATATTGCAGGGCCGGCAATTTGCCCGGGTGGCCAAGCACATCACCTTTCAGATCCGGCGCCGCCTCACCCGCCAGCTGATGCGCACTCCCCTGCGCCGCTTTGAATCGGTAGGGGCCGGCAGCGTCAGCTCCCATTACATCACCGATGTGGAAACCCTCGACAAGTTTCTGGGCGAGACCCTGAGCCGGTTGCTGATAAGCCTGCTGAGCGTGGTGGGCACCGCCGTGGTGCTGTTGCTGCTGAACTGGCAGCTGGGACTCTTTATTCTGCTGCTGAACCCGGTGGTGGTGTTTTTCTCCAGCCGGCTCGGCTCCAAGGTCAAGTACCTCAAGCGCAATGAAAACAAGGCCTTCGAACTGTTTCAGCAGGCACTGGTGGAAACCCTGGACGGCATTCAGGAAATTCGCGCCGCCAACCGGGAACGCCATTACCTGTTGCGGGTGATCGACCGGGCCCGGGGAGTACGGGACACCGCCATTGAATACCATTGGAAAAGCGAGGCCGCCGGCAAGGCCAGCTTTTTGCTGTTTTTGTCCGGGGTGGAGCTGTTCCGGGCGGTGGGCATGATCATGGTGCTGTACACCGATCTCACCGTGGGCCAGATTTTCGCGGTATTCAGTTATCTCTGGTTCATGATGGGCCCGGTGCAGGAGCTGCTGAACATGCAGTATTCCTTTTACGCCGCCGATGCGGCCCGCAAGCGCATCAACACCATGCTGGCCCTGGGAGATACCGTGGAGCCGGTGGGCCGGTTCAACCCCTTTGCCGGCGTCACCACCCTGCCGATAGAGGTGCGCAACCTCAGCTTTTCCTACGACGGTGAACGCCGGGTGCTGGATGACATCAGCCTGAGCATTGCCGCCGGGGAAAAGGTGGCCCTGGTGGGCGCCAGCGGTGGCGGCAAATCGACCTTTATTCAGCTGCTGCTGGGCCTCTACCCCGCCGACAGCGGCGACATTCGCTTTGGTGGCATCAGCAGTGCCGACATCGGCTTTGCCACCATTCGCGAGCACGTGGCCACGGTACTGCAGCAACCGGTGCTGTTTAACGACACGGTGCGCGCCAACCTGAACCTGGGCGATGATCACGATGATGCCGCCATCTGGCAGGCGCTGAAGGTGGCGCAACTGGATGAGGTGATTGCCGCCACGGACAAGGGGCTGGATACCGAGATCGGCCGCCGGGGCGTGCGGCTCTCGGGGGGACAGCAACAACGGCTGGCGGTGGCCCGCATGATCCTGAAAGATCCGGCCATTGTGATTCTGGATGAAGCCACCTCGGCGCTCGACACCGACACCGAGCAGCGGCTGCACCAGGCGCTGTCGGGCTTTCTGCACGGACGGACCACCCTGATTGTGGCGCACCGGTTAAGCTCGGTGCGCCAGGCGGACAGGGTTGTCGTGTTTGAGGATGGCAAAATCAGTCAGTCAGGCACGCATGTTGAGCTGCTGGAACAACCGGGGCTGTACCGGACGCTGTATAGCTGATGCAGCAGGCTGACTGCCTGCCTAGGCTCCGTCAGGCGACGGCCTTGACCGTCTCATCGGCGGCGTTATCGCCCTTGCCGGTTTTTTTGACGGGCTTTTTCTTCGGTCCAGCCAGTTCGGCCTGGTGCTGGGCCAGAAACAGCGCCAGCGCTTCCCGATCCGCTTCATTCAAGGTAACCGGTGCGTTTTCCAGTACGGTTTCAATGTGTTCCGCCATATCCAGCAGGCGGTCGTAGGCATCCGCCTCTTTCTTGTTGGTAAAGGTCATTTTTTCAATTCCGTTTCGCACTACGCGATATTGAACTTCTACGGCCATGATGAGCTCCTTATCTGTATATACATACAGTAATCAGCCTGTTTCCGAATTGCAAGCCACTCTGACCACGCAATTTTCCGGCCATGGCTGGCGGACTCAGGATTAAAGTCTAAAATTTATACAGAGGGCGCCCGGCGTCGGGTGTTCTCTTACTAGCGCACGGCTCAGCTAATGAGCCATTCCCCTGAGCCAGGTACACGGAATTTGTACCTGGCTTTTTTTGTTCTTAAATTACGTCCGCCACATTATTATGTTAAGTAACCCGCCATTTTAATGGCTTAGGTTATTTCCAGATTGCACTTGGTGTGAGTTTGGCTATGATTAAACTCTCTTTTGTATGTTGGCATAATATTTATGTTTACCCTGGCTGCCGAACTGCGTCATACCATGTCCTTGCTGGAGTCTGCCCTGGCCGCGCTGAACCGTGAGATTCTACGCCAGGCGGGCGATTTGCCCGTGGCCACCTGTTATTGCCTGCCCGAGGTTGCCCTCGGCAAAGAGCACGAGCCCGTTGAGCATATTCAGGTGCAAGCGCAACTCACCGGCAGGCCAGCCCTCGACGCCGCTCTTTCCGCCTTTGGCCGCTGGCACCTGAAGGCCGACTGCTCCGCCAAGGCCAGCTTTCGCCTGCCCGGCTTTATCCTGCTGCCCGGCGCCAGCCGAGCGCTGCTTGAACAACAGGTAGCAGAAGTTAACCGGCTTAAACTGGCCTTTCGTACCCTGGTGCAGCAATTGGATGATAAAGACAA
This window contains:
- a CDS encoding YebG family protein, which encodes MAVEVQYRVVRNGIEKMTFTNKKEADAYDRLLDMAEHIETVLENAPVTLNEADREALALFLAQHQAELAGPKKKPVKKTGKGDNAADETVKAVA
- the prc gene encoding carboxy terminal-processing peptidase codes for the protein MISHGIRLSLVAAAVLAAGLARAVTPAIEADAIPALAPESQHAAAAKRITALFTRSHYKQFRLDDAFSEAIFDRYIESLDFSRNIFTQEDVRRFERYRDSFDDLLRAGRLDAAFDMYNESLKRRYERLSYALSLLDTPMQFDGTEDYQFDRSEADWPANQRELDELWRKRVKFDALSLALADKDWDEIKTTLTKRYNNAIKRLSQSESEDAFQSFANAFARAIEPHTSYLSPRNAERFETEMNLSLEGIGAVLQAEDDYTVIRSLVPGGPAAKSSELQPDDRIIGVGQEAEKITDVIGWRLDEVVDLIKGPKGTKVWLQIQRGQAVATTPRIVEITRDTVRLEDRAANGKVLEVNDQRIGVIEIPSFYVNLSVDVAREIDRLKQQNIQGLVIDLRANGGGALTEASSLTGLFIDSGPVVQIRDGLGRISVNGDDDNRVSYDGPMAVLVDRYSASASEIFAAAMKDYGRAVILGENTFGKGTVQQHRSLSRIYDLYESPMGFVQFTIAKFYRINGGSTQNRGVSPDIPFPTAVEAEETGESLEKNALPWDQIESLDFSHVRDLSPYLPKLRQRHQARIEQDPEFAYVFEDIREYRKLKDKDSVSLNLAERKAELNEQDAKSLERLNDRLRRANLKPVETLDDAPKDFEPEDSYLQEAARITADLANLLG
- a CDS encoding ABC transporter ATP-binding protein, yielding MNKKEPNNGILHWSVLTGMMRRHKALLIRAHLLAIAGTLLAVPVPLLMPLLVDEVLLEQPGTLVAGLDPLLPEDWQTGVGYILAVLLITLLLRFMALVFNILQGRQFARVAKHITFQIRRRLTRQLMRTPLRRFESVGAGSVSSHYITDVETLDKFLGETLSRLLISLLSVVGTAVVLLLLNWQLGLFILLLNPVVVFFSSRLGSKVKYLKRNENKAFELFQQALVETLDGIQEIRAANRERHYLLRVIDRARGVRDTAIEYHWKSEAAGKASFLLFLSGVELFRAVGMIMVLYTDLTVGQIFAVFSYLWFMMGPVQELLNMQYSFYAADAARKRINTMLALGDTVEPVGRFNPFAGVTTLPIEVRNLSFSYDGERRVLDDISLSIAAGEKVALVGASGGGKSTFIQLLLGLYPADSGDIRFGGISSADIGFATIREHVATVLQQPVLFNDTVRANLNLGDDHDDAAIWQALKVAQLDEVIAATDKGLDTEIGRRGVRLSGGQQQRLAVARMILKDPAIVILDEATSALDTDTEQRLHQALSGFLHGRTTLIVAHRLSSVRQADRVVVFEDGKISQSGTHVELLEQPGLYRTLYS
- the proQ gene encoding RNA chaperone ProQ: MENSEKLKNSKEVIAYLAERFPACFIANGEAKPLKIGIFQDLAERMAEDPKVSKTLLRTALRQYTSSWRYLHGLKAGMSRVDLDGNPCGELTQEHIDHAKQALKDSKEKVFGPRKEKPAGKKPRPRVKKVDPAKLAVEQNVKVLLGKSPVPATIKEVTRDDVQVELKTGMSVRVKFDHIVL
- a CDS encoding GAF domain-containing protein; this encodes MSEKNAFYQSLTAQALALCEGEPNRIAKLANLSALLNLSLDNINWVGFYLREQDELVLGPFQGKPACVRIPVGRGVCGTAAATNQVQRVADVHAFAGHIACDAASNSEIVLPLSDDNGVVWGVLDIDSPVHDRFDACDETGLAGLVGAVLPLL